The stretch of DNA GCGAATCGCCGTTCGCAGCTCTTGTTCGAGCCGCGCCGAGATCGCGTTGCGACTACCCGGGAGCGCGCGGATGACCACGCGGTCCGCCGGATCCAGTTCGTTGATCACCGTCCGTGCGACATGGCGCAGCCGACGGGCCACCCGGTGCCGCTGCACCGCGCCACCTACAGCTTTCGAGACGACCAATCCG from Mycobacterium sp. JS623 encodes:
- the rnpA gene encoding ribonuclease P protein component, whose protein sequence is MLPARYRMTRSTDFGVTVSQGVRAVQPDLVVHALRSTDDGSGDGPRIGLVVSKAVGGAVQRHRVARRLRHVARTVINELDPADRVVIRALPGSRNAISARLEQELRTAIRRTRPRNEASSR